The sequence TTGCATGCAAGAAGTAATTGATTTCTTTAATTTAAGTTCATTTCCCAATTTCTTATCATCTAGGTCTAATTCTCATTTCCTACCCTACATTGTATGATTAATTTCATATTGCATGCATAGATCATGTTTAATTTAAGTTAATTTCCCAATTCCTTACTGTAATTGATCATTTAGGTCTAATTCTTATTTTCCAACCCTACATTTCCCCTCATTTTAAgatcaatttcattttttcacATATAACTATCATTTCCAAATCCATATTGTTAAGGTGTTATAGAATACATATGTTGCCCCCTCTACTTGGCCCAAAAATTAGCCCTGAACTTTCGAAAGTTACAAATGAGCCGTATTCTTGTCCAATCCCCCTGTTTCTCCATAGAATTTGTTAGATGGAAAAAATTGGATAGACCTTCCACCATGTGTCAAAGTGCTCGGATGACCAAATagacaaataattacaaaccATTGAAAGTTCACGGGGCAATTGAAGTTTCGGGGTTATTGAATGCATTTGGATAAGAATAGAGAGTTATTAAATGTAATTGGACAAGAATAGGGCTCATTTCGAACTTTTGAAGGGAAGGGGGCATTTGAATTTTTGGACCAAGTACAAGGGGCAACAAATGTATTAACTCTACTTTTTAAGTCTGTATAAGTAAGAGTTGTTTGCTTATTTAGTTGCATTGACTGTTTTGGAGCTTTTGCTATGTGATATGCATATGTTTAAGCTTCGGTTAATCGGGTTTTATGAGATGTCAGAGTTAGGGACTTTGGTAAAATATGAGATTTTCGTACCAACTTCTCGATTACTAATGAATTATGTGGTCTTCTGCGTGCGTAGACCTATTCAAAATTAGTTAAACCGCATAAATCTCTTGTTCTTGTAATTGCATGTCTAatactattacaatcaataatCGATCCGATTCCTAACACATATTATGATATCATGATTGGTGCCCCAAATGTGCATTTGGAACTTGGCCAGAAAAGGATATTGATGTTTTTGAAACACTGAAAATTGTGAGAAGAGTTAACCTTGGAGATCATATATCTTTAAGGACTGTTTGGAAGTTGGGATTAATGCTTAGTTGCTGTATAGAATGTTGTCTGATGATTATGTTTCTGtaatgcagggaagaaagtgaAAACTAGTTTAGAGGCAAAAGCTAGCTCCTCTGTTCTCGAATATCCTTATTCTGTAATTCAAATCACACCAAACAGCATCAAGAAATCTAGATTGGTAACTATTCGGTAGAGTTAAATCCACCATTGGTGAATGATCTTTTATAGTTATCTTAAAACTGTTACTCAACTTGAATTTTGTCTTAATAAAGTCACTTCGTCAACTTCAAGAGAAAAATGACATTGGAAAAATGACGTGGCTTCCACGTTAGCAGTAGTCAACAACATGTCATTTATGTGTCAACCACATTTCGTTTTGATCAGTGGTGAAAGTTGACTACTGCTGATATGGCAGTCACGTCACATTTCCGGTGTCTTTTTGCTGTTGAAGTCGCCGCGGTGACATTATTGAGACAAAATCCATAGTTGAATGCttttttattgagacaaattgaagttgagtgaccattttgagacaactatGGAAGTTCAGCGACCAACGGTCCATTTAACCCCTATTCCGTACTTAATATATCTGCATCACATAATGTTCTTTTAAAACGCCGTaatttttgtgttgaatcagCAAATTCCCCGGAAATTTGCAAGGGAACATGGTCTATATGACCGATTATGTTCGATGATTCTTAAGGATGAAGAAGGGAACTGTTGGCCTGCACTATTGTACAAAAGTTCAAATGGTAAAACTTATATTGCTGGTGGTTGGACTTCCTTCATTGCTGCTCATAAGCTTAAGGAAGGAGATTCACTGATTGTTGAGCTTACTACAAATGGGAAAATACCCGTTCTGAAAATGCGAAGTAAGTTTTCCTCCTCAAAGATGAACCCGAAAAAAAGTTTCAATCAATGATTAAGGATTTGCTCAACTTTCagtctgtttggttcaactatTAGATTTTTAGCTTATTGATAAGTAGTGTTTGTTAATCTATAATGAAGTATTATACGAAATACACTTTAAAGAAGAAATGTGTTTTGTGCGAtaggaaaaataattttataaaaaatcataaatacaaaaagcttttcgtgaaaaactctaaaaatgagCTTTTAAAAGCTAACAACTGTTAATCAAAAGCTAAAAACAGCTCCAACAAGCGGAAACAAACACACCTTTGTGTTGTGTTATGTACTTACAAGTTGCTTTTGATCAATGATGTCATGAAGGACTGCGAGAACACCCAGAAGTTAAGCAGGAAATCATGGATCAGAATAATGCAGAAGCTGATTCTTCGTCACCCGGACATCTTCATGCTACTACTGAGGCTTCCAACCTTGAAAAATCTCAACTGGTGAgtaccaatccaatataataaTTTGGTTAATGCTTGTGGAGGACCGATCATTCATATGCGAAATCAATTGCAGCAAATTCCTGAAGGAGCAGCAAAAAAATCTGGCTGCTGTAAGTTCATTTCTTTCCTAGTATTGAGTATTGGAAAAAGGCATATTAAGCCATcttttaaattgatatattaaGGCTGTGATCAATAATTTTTTAACACATTTGAAACTTTTCTAGAAAACGATATTGTTGTTTTTGAAACACTGAAAATTCCGAGATGACTTATCGATAGAGATCATATATTTTAAGGACTGATTGGAAGACCCAACCAGTTGGGATTATTGCTTAGTTGTTGTATAAAATGTTGTGTTAAGATTATATTTCTGTAATGCAGTGAAGAAATTGGAAACAAAGAAGAATGCGAAAACTAGAAAAGAAGCAAAAGCTAGCTCCTCTGTTCTTGAACATCCTAATTGTGTAATTAAGCTCACACCAGGCAACGTCAAGAAATCTAGATTGGTAACTAATCCGTACTTGTTCTTGGGAAACTTATCTGCATTACAGAATTTTCTTTTCAAAGCACGTaatttttgtgttgaatcagCATATTCCATGGAGCTTTACAAGAGAACTCGATCTACGCCGTCGAAATTATTCGGTGATTCTTAAGGATGAAGAGGAAAATTGTTGGCCTGCAACACTTTCATACAGAAGTACAGGTAGAAAGTTTTTTGTTGCAGGTGGTTGGGGTGCCTTCCAGAGCGCTCATAAGCTTAAGGCAGGAGATTCATTGATTATTCAGTGGGGTGCCTTTCATGGGAAGACGCCTGTTATGAAAATTTACAGTAAGTTTTCCTCCTCAAACATGAAACGGAATAAAGTTCGAGTCAAATCAATAACGGCTTAATGCATCAGGGCTCCATGTACTTGCCTAAACTGAAGTTGGAGATATCTCATTAGCCATttgaatttgcttaaagtgacatgATTAACCCCTAAGTCCTACGTGGCAAGAGTAGATTTGGTCAAGTTGAAGTGCGTATCACTTTAAGCAATTTCCGGGGCTATTGAGACATCTCCAAAGTTTAGAGGGACAATCAGATTATTTGGTCAAGTATAGGGGGGCACCTGATGAATTTTCTTGAACTGTCATTGCCCAATTCTATACGATTATTGTTGCCCCAAATATGTGCCTAATTAAATACACAGCCCCTCAAAGTTGGCCATAAATGCCGATTGTCCCCCAACTTTAACAACGACCGATtaactccttaaacttgtttaaagtgatacattggccctctgaacttgcattATTGCTTATAGTGACCTATTGGCCCATGAACTTCCTTAAAGTGATACATGTTTCAATTTGTACGAATCTCCATTTGCTCTGTCATGTAGGACTTAGGGGAGTGTTAATTATGTCACCTTAAGGAACTAATAGGTTGTTTTGAAAGTAGGAAGGATCATTAAGACTTTTCTGATGCAGAGAGGGGTTGAGAGAAATAAGGTTGTGAAAGTTTATAatattctcaagctaaacttgaagggaTTAAAACCCCACAATTTTGGGTGAAGAACCCtaattctcaagctaaacttgaaggaattTAAGAATCCCCAAATCTTAGGATTAAAACCCCTAACTCTAAAAATGAGTTTTTAAAAGCTAACAAATGTTGTtttataaacctaaccaaacacagTATGTTCAGCAATTTGGCGTAAAAGGCTAGAAACAGCTCCAACAAGCGGAAACAAACACCCCTTTGTGTTGTGTTATGTACTTACAAGTTGCTTTTGATCAATGATGTCATGAAGGACTGCAAGAACACCGAGAAGTTAAGCAGGAAATCTTGGATCAGAATAATGCAGAAGCTGATTCTTCGTCACCCGGACATCTTCATGCTACTACTGAGGCTTCCAACCTTTTTGAAAAATCTCAGCTGGTGAGTACTAATCCAATATAATAATTTGGTTATTGCTTACAGACGACCGATCATTCATATGCGAAATCAATTGCAGCAAATTCCTGAAGGAGCAAAACAATCTGGCTGCTGTAAGTTCATTTCTTTCCTAGTATGCATGTTTGAGTTGAATTGAATATTGGAAAAAAGCATATTTACTCGACCAATTCAATTTTTACTGattaagcccctgatcttttCAATGTATATATTAACCCTTTGATCAATAATTTTTTAACACATTTGAAACTTTTCTAGAAAACGATATTGTTGTTTTTTAAACACTGAAAAATCTGAGATGAATTAACGATAGAGATCATATATTTTAAGGACTGATTGGAAGACCCAACCATTTGGGATTAATGCTTAGTTGTTGTATAAAATGTTGTGTTAAGATTATATTTCTGTAATGCAGCAAAGAAATTGGAAACAAAGAAGAATGCAAAAACTAGGAAAGAAGCAAAAGGTAGCTCCTCTGTCCTTGAACATCCTAATTGTGTATTTAAGCTCACACCAGGCGATGTCAAGAAATCTAGATTGGTAACTAATCCGTACTTGTTCTTGGGAAATTTATCTGCATTACAGAATTTTCTTTTCAAAGCACCTaatttttgtgttgaatcagTATATTCCATGGAGCTTTGCAAGAGAACTTGATCTACGCCGTCGAAATTATTCGGTGATTCTTAAGGATGAAGAGGAAAATTGTTGGCCTGCAACACTTTCATACAGAAGTACAGGTAGAAAGTTTTTTGTTGCAGGTGGTTGGGGTGCCTTCCAGAGTGCTCATAAGCTTAAGGCAGGAGATTCATTGATTATTCAGTGGGGTGCCTTTCATGGGAAGACGCCTGTTATGAAAATTTACAGTAAGTTTTCCTCCTCAAACATGAAGCCGAATAAAGTTCGAGTCAATTCaataatggcttaatacatcagggCTCCATGTGCTGGCCTAAACTGAAATTGGAGATATCTCATTAGCTATttgaatttgcttaaagtgacatgATTAACCCCTAAGTCCTACGTGGCAAGAGTAGATTTGGTCAAGTTGAAGTGCgcatcactttaagcaagttccgGGGCTAATGGGACATCTCCAAAGTTTAGAGGGACAATCAGTTTACTTGGTCAAGTATAGGGGGGCACCTGATGAATTTTCTTTGACTGTCATTGCCTAATTAAATACACAGCCCCTCAAAGTTGGCCATAAATGCGGATTGTCCCCCAACTTTAACAATGACGATtaactccttaaacttgtttaaagtgatacattggccctctgaacttgcattATTGCTTATAGTGACCTATTGGTCCATGAACTTCCTTAAAGTGATACATGTTTCAATTTGTACAAATCTCCATTTGCTCTGTCATGTAGGACTTAGGGGAGTGTTAATTATGTCACCTTAAGGAACTAATAGGTTGTTTTGAAATTAGGAAGGATCATTAAGACTTCTCTGATGCATAGAAGGGTTGAGAGAAATAAGGTTGTGAAAGTTTTGACCCTAAACCACAATTTTGGGTGAAGAACCCTAATTCTCAAGCTAAACCTGAACGAATTGAAGAATCCCCAAATCATAGGCATGAACCCCAACTCTCAAAGAAATGATCTGGAAATTGATTAATGATATGATAAAAGtttttttacaacttagaaTTAGAAGAATTTAGACACCTTTAACCCTAAAGGGTAAATTAGCTCAAAGAAAGGGGGTTAAAACGCCCATAATTACAGCAAAAACGAATTAAAAATGACCACCAGCAGATGACTCGCAGAGTCAAGTGGAGTTAGATGACTCGCAAAGtttttttacaacttagaaTTAGATGAATTTATACACCTTTAACTCCTCATGTGACTCGTTGGTCACCTGCTGCTTCTCCTCCCCGGATACCTCTTGCCCCCTCCAATGCTCCGTTTTGCCCCTTTTGAGTCGGTTGCTCCACCTGGTCCGTCTTGTTCTTCTCCGTCAAGGAAATTCCCTCATCATTTTCTGGACAAGTTTGAGATGGGGGGTGGGTGGGGGAGGGGAGGGGGGGTTAAGAATATGCATTTGGAACTTCGCCAGAAAAGGATATTGCCTAGTTTTTGAAAGACTGAAAATTCTGAGATGAATTAACCTTAGAGATCGTATATCTTTAAGGACTGACTGGAGGTTGGGATTAATGCCTAGTTGTTGTATAAAATGTTGTCTCATGATTATGTTTCTCTGATTAGAAGCAAAAGCTAGCTCCTCTGTTCTTCAACATCCTGAGAATAGTAAGTACTCAATACTTGTGCTCAGGGGGATATGCATTGCAAATTCACTTTTCAAACCCGGTAATTTTTGTGCCGTGGCAGTATTGTAACAATTGTAATTGTTCTGTGATTCCATTGATTTgtaaatgagtatatataatAAGTACAGTTCACGTTTCAGTGAAAGACTAATGCTAACTAACTATTTTATACAAACAGTAAGTGAGTAAATAATCTATTTCTCTAATATAtatctaatacacccccgtatTCGAAACGTTCGGAGGCCGAACGTTGAGACTATTGCGAAAATCATCAAACAATGGTGACGGGAGACCTTTGGTGAATATATCCGCAATTTGATAGCGAGACGGTACATGGAGGACTCGAACTTCACCTTTTGCAACCCGTTCACGGACAAAATGAATGTCCATTTCGACATGTTTTGTTCGATGATGATGAACCGGATTCCCTGCGAGGTAGATGGCACTGACATTATCACAATATACAATTGCTGATTTGTGAATTGGGAAGCCCAGTTCGAGAAGAAGATTTCTGATCCAGCATGTTTCGGACACGACATTGGCTACCCCCCGGTATTCTGCCTCAGCGCTGGATCGAGAGAGATTGGGCTGTCGTTTGGCGGACCAAGATATTAAGTTGTCACCAAGAAAAACACAGTACCCGGAAGTTGATCGGCGTGTATCTGGGCATCCAGCCCAGTCCGCATCAGTATAAGATATCAATTGGCAAGTAGATGATGCTAGCAGGTTGAGACCATAGTCAATAGTACCTTGTATATACCGAAGTATCCTTTTGAGAGCAGCCATGTGAGATGTTTTTGGGTCGTGCATAAACAGACAGATCTGTTGAACGGCATATGAGATGTCCGGCCGAGTGAGTGTAAGATACTGAAGAGCACCTGCTAGCTGTCTGTA comes from Euphorbia lathyris chromosome 8, ddEupLath1.1, whole genome shotgun sequence and encodes:
- the LOC136203814 gene encoding putative B3 domain-containing protein REM15 isoform X1, which produces MSTTLLTKPHFFKPLLPGFQDDFLIPAAYSKYLKEQKCETAMLGSRQGGKLWPVKINCRRFEDGWKQFVEDHGLQIGDFLVFRHEGDLVFYVLVFDRTSCEKEYPPFTATEDHEQNLPRDSISGKKVKTSLEAKASSSVLEYPYSVIQITPNSIKKSRLQIPRKFAREHGLYDRLCSMILKDEEGNCWPALLYKSSNGKTYIAGGWTSFIAAHKLKEGDSLIVELTTNGKIPVLKMRRLREHPEVKQEIMDQNNAEADSSSPGHLHATTEASNLEKSQLQIPEGAAKKSGCLKKLETKKNAKTRKEAKASSSVLEHPNCVIKLTPGNVKKSRLHIPWSFTRELDLRRRNYSVILKDEEENCWPATLSYRSTGRKFFVAGGWGAFQSAHKLKAGDSLIIQWGAFHGKTPVMKIYRLQEHREVKQEILDQNNAEADSSSPGHLHATTEASNLFEKSQLQIPEGAKQSGCSKKLETKKNAKTRKEAKGSSSVLEHPNCVFKLTPGDVKKSRLYIPWSFARELDLRRRNYSVILKDEEENCWPATLSYRSTGRKFFVAGGWGAFQSAHKLKAGDSLIIQWGAFHGKTPVMKIYKLNQEVMNKNNAEADSSSSGHLHATTEASDLGKSQLKVPEKVAKESGMWRSQKNKQTKIASEAKTTSVVQQRFLVVKIYDSHPWCASRLYIGKFARLQLENNKHCKVILIDREGRSWPANLDGQAYITDGWKEFRIANNLKPGDSFVFEFIEKGKTPILKMCEFKRNEKAGKNEKTASSSIKKPYVYVPVKSSNGQIRIPLDFAWKNGLATSKCSEMIIKNEMGNSWTVKIEMDKYYEVFIRCGWTEFAEENGIKEGDVFMLELVKEEGKTPWMNYYAPKQEMYNNESTVSSKKATLAVPPPGFDVPSLLGSL
- the LOC136203814 gene encoding putative B3 domain-containing protein REM15 isoform X2; this translates as MLGSRQGGKLWPVKINCRRFEDGWKQFVEDHGLQIGDFLVFRHEGDLVFYVLVFDRTSCEKEYPPFTATEDHEQNLPRDSISGKKVKTSLEAKASSSVLEYPYSVIQITPNSIKKSRLQIPRKFAREHGLYDRLCSMILKDEEGNCWPALLYKSSNGKTYIAGGWTSFIAAHKLKEGDSLIVELTTNGKIPVLKMRRLREHPEVKQEIMDQNNAEADSSSPGHLHATTEASNLEKSQLQIPEGAAKKSGCLKKLETKKNAKTRKEAKASSSVLEHPNCVIKLTPGNVKKSRLHIPWSFTRELDLRRRNYSVILKDEEENCWPATLSYRSTGRKFFVAGGWGAFQSAHKLKAGDSLIIQWGAFHGKTPVMKIYRLQEHREVKQEILDQNNAEADSSSPGHLHATTEASNLFEKSQLQIPEGAKQSGCSKKLETKKNAKTRKEAKGSSSVLEHPNCVFKLTPGDVKKSRLYIPWSFARELDLRRRNYSVILKDEEENCWPATLSYRSTGRKFFVAGGWGAFQSAHKLKAGDSLIIQWGAFHGKTPVMKIYKLNQEVMNKNNAEADSSSSGHLHATTEASDLGKSQLKVPEKVAKESGMWRSQKNKQTKIASEAKTTSVVQQRFLVVKIYDSHPWCASRLYIGKFARLQLENNKHCKVILIDREGRSWPANLDGQAYITDGWKEFRIANNLKPGDSFVFEFIEKGKTPILKMCEFKRNEKAGKNEKTASSSIKKPYVYVPVKSSNGQIRIPLDFAWKNGLATSKCSEMIIKNEMGNSWTVKIEMDKYYEVFIRCGWTEFAEENGIKEGDVFMLELVKEEGKTPWMNYYAPKQEMYNNESTVSSKKATLAVPPPGFDVPSLLGSL